In the Vogesella sp. XCS3 genome, CGAGGAAGAGCGTGCGCAAATGAAGCAGCGCATGCAGCTGCTGGAGCAGCAGCTGGCAGCGGCTACGCAGCAGCTGGATGGCTTGCGGCGTCAGCAGCAACAGCAGCAAGCGGACAGTGCGCGCGAGCTGGGCAAGGCGGCGGCAATGCAAGAAGCTGCGACGCAGCGTGAGACGCAGCTGCAGCAGGCGTGTCAGCAGTGGCAGCAGGCAGATGTGGAGCGCCAGCAGCAATTGATGGCGCTGGCGGCAGAGGCATCGGCCCTGCGTACCGAGCTGTTGATCGTGCGCGAGCAGCGCATGCCGCAATTGCTGCAATGGCTGCTGCTGCATCGCGAACAGTTGGCTGCACTGCCGGCAGACGAGGCGGCAGTGCAGCTGGCAGGCTGGCTGGGGCTATCAGCCGAATAGGCGGCTAAAGCGCGCGCAGATTTGTTCCAGTGCTACGCGGTCGCTCTCGTCGAACGACGCCAGCTCGATGGAGTCGACATCCAGCACGGCGCGTACGGTGCCGCTTGCGTCCAGCAGGGGGATGACGATTTCCGAGCGTGACAGTGACGAGCAGGCGATATGGCCAGGGAAGGCATCTACGTCTGGCACCACGAGCGTGGTGGCTTGTTGCCACGCACTGCCGCACACTCCTTTACCTTTGCGGATGCGCGTGCAGGCGATGGGACCCTGGAAGGGGCCGAGCACCAGTTCTTCGCTTTTTACCAGATAAAAGCCGGTCCACAGCCAGCCAAAGGTATGGTGTATCGCGGCGGCAGTATTGGCCATGGCGGCAATCAGGTCGTCTTCGCTATCGATCAGGGCAAAAGCCTGCGGTAGCAGGGTGGCGTAGCGCTCGGCCTTGGTCTGGCCGTCGATGATCAGGTTTTCAGCCATGCTCATTCCTGGGTAAGGTGGAGGGCTGGGCAGCATAGCAAAAAAGCCGGCAATGTGTTCACCGGCTTTTTGTTTGCCCTGCTTTGTGTGTGCAGGCTTGCTCGCTTTGGCGGGGTGGGTTGCCTGTGCGGCTGCCTTGGCGCTGCGGCCGTGCGATCACATCTTTCGCAGTGGCCGCAAAAAAGCCGGCATATTTGCCGGCTTTTTACATGCCTAGAAAAGGCTTACATCATATGTTGGCCGCCGTTGATGGCGAAGTCGGCACCAGTAATGAAGCCGGCGATATCGCTAGCCAGATAATTTACCAGGCCGGCAATTTCTTCCGGCTGGCCGAGGCGGCCTACCGGGATCTGGGCAATGATCTTGTTGCGTACATCTTCCGGCACAGCCATGACCATGTCCGTGCCGATATAGCCCGGGCTGATGGTATTGACGGTAATGCCTTTACGGGCTACTTCTTGCGCCAGTGCCATGGTGAAGCCGTGCATGCCGGCTTTGGCGGCAGAGTAGTTGGTTTGGCCAAACTGACCCTTCTGGCCATTGATGGACGAAATGTTGATGACGCGGCCAAAGCCACGTTCCAGCATGGCATCCACTACAGGTTTGCACACGTTGAACAATGAATCCAGGTTGGTGCTGATGACGGCATCCCAGTCGGCTTTACCCAGTTTGCGGAAGCTGCTGTCACGGGTGATGCCCGCGTTGTTTACCAGTACGTCTACCGGGCCGATGTCGGCAGTAATCTTGGCGATGGCCGCCTGGCAGGAGTCGAAATCGCTCACGTCGCATTGTACGGCGTGTACATCAAAGCCCAGGCCTTTCATGTCGGCAGTCCATGCCTGTTCTTTGCCGGGGCGGCTGTAGGTGGTTACCACGGTGTGGCCGGATTGTGCGAGGGCTTTGCAAATGGCCGTGCCAATGCCGCCCATGCCGCCGGTAACCAGTGCAATTCGTTTTGTCATGGTGCTGACTCCTTGTCTGTATGTAATGTGGGTATACACATTACCGTTGAAATTTTTCTTCTGGGTGACAGATTAGAGTCAGTACCATGAAATGTAAATGGTGTTTTCCCTTGTTGATATTATTTAATTTGCATTTTGTGCGTGGGTAACCAGTTTCTGTAGCAATGCCAGCCTGGCCGGTGCGATATGGCCATCGTCACAAGCTTGCTTGATGGCGCAGGATGGCTCCATGCGGTGCGTACAGTTGTGAAAGCGGCATTGGCCAATAAACGGCCGCACTTCGGGGAATAGCCCCGGCAGCTCGGTGGCGCCAAGGTGCCCCAGGCCAAATTCTTGCAGGCCTGGTGAATCGATCAGGTGGCTTTCGCTGTCCAGATGGTACAGCGCAGCGTGGGTGGTGGTGTGCTTGCCGGAGTCCAGTGCGACGGAGATGTCCCCAACGCGTGCCGCGGCTTCGGGGAGCAGGGCGTTGGTCAGGGTGGATTTTCCCATGCCGGATTGTCCGACAAGAACGCTGGTGTGGCCTTGCAGTAACGGGCGTAGCTCGGCGGCACCATCCAGTGCGCTGACGACTGCCAGCTTGTAGCCCAGCTTTTCATAGGCTTGCAGTTTTTCCAGCCACGCGCCGGTTTCGGGTAAATCGCGTTTGTTCACCAGGATAACCGGGTCGATATCGGCGGCTTCTGCGGCGAGCAGGCAGCGGTTGAGCAGTTCTTCGTTCGGGCTGGGAACGGCGGCGGTCACAAAGATGATACGGCTAACGTTGGCCGCGATCAGTTTGGTACGCCAGTCGTCCTGGCGGTATAGCAAGCTGCTGCGCTCGTCTACCGATTCAATCACGGCCTGCTCGTCGTTGATGATGCTCAGTTGCACAAAGTCGCCACAGGCAAAGTCCACGCGTTTGCCACGGCTGGTGCAGTCGTAAGTGCGGTCGGCGGTTTCTACAATGAAACGGCGGCCGTAGCTGCGGATGATCTGGCCTTGCTGCTTCATGCGCGGGGGAGCAGGGCTTCTGCTTTGGCGGCGCAGATGAAATCGTTCAGCGTCAGGCCGCCGGCGTCGTGGGTGCTGAAGCGCACCACGGCGCGGTTATAGTGCACCGACATGTCGGGGTGGTGGTCTTCTGCGTGGGCTACCCAGGCCAGGGCGTTCACGAAGGCCATGGTTTTGTAGTAGTCGTCAAACATGAAGGTCTTGACCAGTTCGATGCCGTCTACTTGCCACTGTGGCAGGTGGCCCAGCAGTTCGCTGACAGTTTGCTGGCTAAGTGGGTGGGCGCCGTGTTGCGCTTCGCAGTGCAGCTCGAGCAGATTCATGTTGTGGTTCCTTGCAGATGGGCGATACGCAGGCTCGCCGGTGGGTGGGAGTCGTAAAACGCGGAGTGTAGCGGGTCTGGCGTGAGCGTGCTTGCATTGTCACGATAGAGCTTGATCAGTGCGCTTTGCAGGGCACTGGCAGAGCTGTTGGCTGCGGCGTAGTCATCCGCTTCATATTCTTGCCTGCGCGACAGCAGGCTGCCCAGTGGGGCCAGCAAAAAGGCAAAGCTGGGGGCGCACAGCAGGAAGAGCAGCAGCGAGTTGGCCGCATTGCCCTGGCTGACATTCAGCCCGCTGTGAAAATCACTGTTGTGCATCAGCATGGCAAAAACCGCCAGGAAAAGCAGTGTGCTGATAAAGGTCAGTGCCAAGCGTGTGCGGATGTGGCCATGGTGGAAGTGGCCTAGCTCGTGTGCCAGCACCGCTTCGATTTCATCGGCATCCAGCTGTTCGAGCAGCGTGTCAAAAAAGACGATGCGTTTGTTTTTGCCCAAGCCGGTAAAGTAGGCATTGCCATGAGCAGAGCGTCGAGAGCCGTCCATGACATACAGACCGCTGCTGGTGAAGCCGCAGCGTTGAAGTAATGTTTGTATACGGCTTTGTAGGGCAGAGTCTTGCAGTGCGGTAAAACGGTTAAAGCGCGGAGCAATAAAGGTGGGGTAAGCCCAGCTCAGCAGCAGGACAAAGCTGCACCACGCCAGCCATGTCCATACCCAGAAATACGGGCCGCCGTGTGCCAGCAGCCACAATGCCGCAGCCAGTACGGGGCTGCCGATAAGCATGGCTAGCAATGCACCGCGTAGCAGGTCGGTGGCAAACAGTGCCGGGGTGGTGCGATTGAAGCCGAAGCGCCGCTCCAGCACGAAAGTACGATATAGCGACAGTGGCAACCCGGCGCAGCTGCTGGCCAGCAGGCACAGGCCTATGGTGGCCATGCCTGCCAGCAGGGGGGTGTCAAACCAGTAGCCGCTAACTTGTGCGGCCAGTGTGATGCCGCCGCCAAACGTCAACAGCAGCACGATCGCCGTATCCAGTAACAGGCTGGCTATATGCAGTTTGCTGCGGCCGCAAGTGTAATCGGCTGCTTTCTGATGGGCTTCCAGCGTAATGCTGTGGGCAAAACTGGCGGGTACCTGCTGGCGGTGGCGGCGCACGTGGCGTATCTGGCGCTGCGCGAGCCAGGCTTGTACGGCAAGGCTGCTTAGCAGGGCTAGCAGGGTGGCCCATGAAAATGCATTCATCAAGTGCGTTTGCCCTGTGTGGGGTAAATGTCAGAAAATAGCTGAATTTTGAAAGAAGCTCATTATGCCGCAAGATCCTACGCACCTCATCTGGCTGGACATGGAAATGACCGGCCTTAACCCGGATGGCGACCGCATTATCGAAGTAGCCATGATTATCACCGACGGCCAGCTGAATGTTGTGGCCGAGTCGCCAGTTATCGCAGTGCATCAGCCAGACAGCGTGCTGGATGCCATGGACGACTGGAACAAGAATACGCACGGCAAGTCTGGCCTGGTGGCCCGCGTGAAGGCGTCCGCCGTGAGCGAGGCGCAGGCCGAGCAGCTGCTGCTGGACTTCTTGCAGCAGTACGTGCCGGCCGGCAAGTCTCCCATGTGCGGCAATACCATCTGCCAGGATCGCCGGTTCATGGCGCGCTGGATGCCGCAGCTGGAAGCGTACTTCCACTACCGCAATCTGGATGTTTCCACGCTAAAGGAGCTGTGCAAACGCTGGCGGCCGGAGATTGCCAAGGGCGTCGTGAAGAAAGGCAAGCACGAAGCGCTGGCTGACATTCTGGAGTCCATTGAAGAACTGCGCTACTACCGCGAACATTTCCTGAAAGTGTAACGCCTGCTCATGTCTACCGACCGTATCTGCATTAACGAGCAGCCTGTCTGGGCGCGCTTGCATCAGCACCAGCGTGCCACGCGGCACTTGCACATGAAGGAACTGTTTGCGCAGGATCCGCAGCGCTTTGATCGCTACTCCCTTCGGCTTGATGGCCTGATGCTGGACTACTCCAAGAATCGCGTCACCGATCGTACGCTGGAATTGTTGCAAGAGCTGGCGCAGGCGGCAGACCTGCCGGGCTGGATGGGCAAGATGCGGGTGGGTGAGCGCATCAATATCAGCGAAAAGCGCGCCGTGCTGCATAGCGCTTTGCGCTTGCCGAAGCAGGCCAGCCTAGTGCTGGATGGTGAGGATGTCGTGCCTGCCGTGCATGACGTGCTGGCGCGAATGGCGTCTTTCGCACAGCGGGTGCGCTCTGGCGAATGGCTGGGTTTTCGCGGCCAACGTGTGCGCCAGGTGGTAAATATCGGTATTGGTGGCTCGGATCTGGGGCCGCTGATGGTGGCCGAGGCGCTCAAGCCTTATGCCGATCCGGCGTTGACATTTCACTATGTGTCCAATGTGGACGGGCAGCATCTGGCGCAAGTCCTGCAACAGTGCGACCCGGCTACCACGCTGTTTATCGTCGCGTCCAAATCGTTTGCTACGCCAGAAACACTGCTGAACGCCCAGTCGGCCAGGCGCTGGTTTCTGCAGCATGCTGGCGAGGCGGATATCGCACGCCATTTTGTGGCGGTATCGACCAATGCCCAGGCAGTGCGGGATTTTGGTATCGATACAGCCAATATGTTTGGCTTCTGGGACTGGGTGGGCGGGCGTTACTCGGTTTGGTCTGCCATTGGCTTGCCTGTGATGCTGCAGATCGGCCCCGAGCGCTTTGCCGAATTTCTGGCCGGAGGCGCGCGGATGGACGAGCATTTTTTCCATACGCCGTTTGAGCGCAATATTCCGGTGCTACTAGGCCTGATCGGCATCTGGTACAACACATTCTATGGCGCGCATACCCACGCCATCATGCCGTACGACCACGGCCTGCGCCGTTTACCGGCGCATATCCAGCAGATGGATATGGAGTCGAATGGCAAGCGGGTGGGGCGCTATGGCGAACGCCTGGATTTTGACACCGGCCCGGTCATCTGGGGTGAAGAGGGGGTGAATAGCCAGCATGCATTCTTCCAGCTCTTGCACCAGGGCACGCGCCTGGTGCCTTGTGACTTCATCATTGCCATGAATACGCATTATCCGATGGGAGATCAGCACCGTGTGCTGGTGGCCAACTGCTTAGCGCAAACCGAGGCGCTGATGCGCGGTAAAACCGAGGCGGAAGTGCTGCTGGAGTTGGGCGATCTTGCGGGTGACGAGCTGGATGTGTTGTTGCCGCAGAAGCTGTTTCCGGGTAACCAGCCTAGCAACACCATCGCGCTGGATAAGGTGACACCTTATAACCTGGGCATGTTGCTGGCCATGTACGAGCATAAGGTGTTCGTGCAAGGGGTGATCTGGGGGGTGAACTCGTTTGATCAGTGGGGCGTGGAGTATGGCAAGCAATTGGCTAGCCGTTTGCTGGGCGAGCTGGCATCCGGCCAAGTGGCGGCTCATGATGCGTCTACGAATGGTTTGATGCGGCACTACCTGGAAACTTGTCATGACAAAGCATGAGCTGGCTGCGGCGCTGGGCCGCAGCTTGGCCGCAGCCGGACAACGCGTGACGGTGGCTGAATCCTGCACCGGTGGTGGCGTGGCCTCGGCACTGACTGCGATCCCCGGCAGCTCTGCCTGGTTTGATCTTTCAGTGGTGACGTACAGCAACGAAGCCAAGCAGCGCTTGCTCGGTGTGCCAGAGACTGTCTTGCAGGCGCATGGTGCAGTCAGTTTGCCGGTGGCAGCCGCCATGGCGGAGGGCGCGCGCAAGCTGGCGGGGGCAGACTGGGCCATGTCGGTTACCGGCATTGCCGGGCCGGGGGGCGGTACGGCCGAGAAGCCGGTGGGGACGGTTTGCTTTGGCCTGGCGCATGCGGCCGGTACCGAGGTTGCGCGTTGCCACTTTGATGGTGACCGTGATGCGGTGCGTGAACAGGCGGTATTGTGGGTGCTGCGTTTTTTGTTGAGCTGTCTTTCCGGGCAGGAGCCAGCCGCAGCGCGCTGAAACATGCTTTTCGATTGGTATTTTGGCGATGATTATGCAAAATCACAGATGTGATCTTGCGTGGCTGTGCGTATAATCACGCCCCTGCTCGCATAATCCAAGCAGGTCTGTTGTCAAGAATGCGACGGCATACTTGCTTTGTAATACGTTGACCGTGTGTGGCGAGAAAATTATCGCTACTATGAGCCAACCACTAAACTGACACGACGTTGGGAGAGACATCTCATGCAAATTACCAAGAAAAAGAGCCTGGCCGTTGCTGCTGCAACCCTGATGGCTGCAGCTTCCTCCAGTTTTGCTTTCACCCCTGCCGTGGTTTACGACCAGGCCGGCAAGTTTGACAAAAGCTTTAACGAAGCTGCCTACACTGGCGCAGAGCGTTTCAAGAAGGCCACTGGTGTAGCTTACCGTGAAGCACAAATCGCCAACGAAGCGCAGAAAGAACAAGTACTGCGTAACCTGGCGCGCAAGAATGTAGATCTGGTAATTGCTGTGGGTTTCTCCTTTACCCAGGCTGTTCAGACCGTGGCTGCCGAATTCCCGAAAGTGAAATTCGCGATTGTTGACGATGTGGCCAAGGGCGACAACGTGCAGTCCGTCATCTTCAAGGAACAGGAAGGCTCCTACCTGGTTGGTATGGCGGCTACCCTGGCTTCCAAGTCCAAGAAAGTCGGTTTCATCGGTGGTATGGACGTGCCGCTGATCCGCGCATTCGGTTGTGGTTATACCCAAGGTGCCAAGGCAGCTGATGCCAAGGTAGAAGTGGTATCCAACATGACCGGCACCACTCCGCAAGCGTTTAACGACCCGGCACGTGGTGGCGAGCTGGCTCGCAGCCAGTTTGACCGTGGCGTAGACGTGGTCTTCCACGCTGCAGGCGGTACCGGCATGGGTGTGCTGCAAGCTGCCAAAGACAAGAACAAGCTGGGTATCGGTGTGGATTCCAACCAGAACCACCTGTTCCCGGGCTTTGTGCTGACTTCCATGCTCAAGCGTGTGGACAATGCTGTTTACCAGCTGATGCTGGACGGCCAGAAAGGCACCTGGAAAGCAGGCGTGGTGACCATGGGCCTGAAAGAGGGTGGTGTGGATTGGGCGCTGGATGCGAACAACCGCAAACTGATCTCCAAAGACATCGAAACCAAAGTGAACCAAGCCAAGAAAGACATCATTTCTGGCAAGGTAAAAGTGGTTGACTACCGCGCTGGCAATAGCTGCCCGGTAAAATAATGTTGTAATCGTCTGTTTGATCCAGACGACTTGTGCGGCAAGCAGTTCATTCTGCTTGCCGCACTTTATTGTGTCTGTCGCGGCGGGATGGTGAGGCTGGCCGCGGCCGGATATCGCCCCAGGCCGGTTGGCAGGGTTGGCAAAGCGTTTCCGCCTGTTGACGTTGGTCTGGCAGGGGGGAGGTACAGCGGTCTGCGAAAGCGGGCCGTTGTCTGATTATTCGAGTTTCCATTTATTGTGCGCGGTGGGCCTGTCTGCTTTGCCGCACTTTGTCACGGCTGTATTTTGCCGTAACGCTATGGGAATGGCATTTTAACCGAGAGCGAGATCACTATGGCCGAATTAGCCATCGAGCTCATTGGCGTTAACAAACACTTCGGTGAAGTGCACGCCAATAAGAACATTACTTTCGGAGTTCGCAAAGGTACGGTTCACGGCATTATTGGCGAGAACGGTGCCGGC is a window encoding:
- a CDS encoding GAF domain-containing protein, producing MAENLIIDGQTKAERYATLLPQAFALIDSEDDLIAAMANTAAAIHHTFGWLWTGFYLVKSEELVLGPFQGPIACTRIRKGKGVCGSAWQQATTLVVPDVDAFPGHIACSSLSRSEIVIPLLDASGTVRAVLDVDSIELASFDESDRVALEQICARFSRLFG
- a CDS encoding beta-ketoacyl-ACP reductase: MTKRIALVTGGMGGIGTAICKALAQSGHTVVTTYSRPGKEQAWTADMKGLGFDVHAVQCDVSDFDSCQAAIAKITADIGPVDVLVNNAGITRDSSFRKLGKADWDAVISTNLDSLFNVCKPVVDAMLERGFGRVINISSINGQKGQFGQTNYSAAKAGMHGFTMALAQEVARKGITVNTISPGYIGTDMVMAVPEDVRNKIIAQIPVGRLGQPEEIAGLVNYLASDIAGFITGADFAINGGQHMM
- the rsgA gene encoding ribosome small subunit-dependent GTPase A → MKQQGQIIRSYGRRFIVETADRTYDCTSRGKRVDFACGDFVQLSIINDEQAVIESVDERSSLLYRQDDWRTKLIAANVSRIIFVTAAVPSPNEELLNRCLLAAEAADIDPVILVNKRDLPETGAWLEKLQAYEKLGYKLAVVSALDGAAELRPLLQGHTSVLVGQSGMGKSTLTNALLPEAAARVGDISVALDSGKHTTTHAALYHLDSESHLIDSPGLQEFGLGHLGATELPGLFPEVRPFIGQCRFHNCTHRMEPSCAIKQACDDGHIAPARLALLQKLVTHAQNAN
- a CDS encoding 4a-hydroxytetrahydrobiopterin dehydratase, which encodes MNLLELHCEAQHGAHPLSQQTVSELLGHLPQWQVDGIELVKTFMFDDYYKTMAFVNALAWVAHAEDHHPDMSVHYNRAVVRFSTHDAGGLTLNDFICAAKAEALLPRA
- a CDS encoding M48 family metallopeptidase; translated protein: MNAFSWATLLALLSSLAVQAWLAQRQIRHVRRHRQQVPASFAHSITLEAHQKAADYTCGRSKLHIASLLLDTAIVLLLTFGGGITLAAQVSGYWFDTPLLAGMATIGLCLLASSCAGLPLSLYRTFVLERRFGFNRTTPALFATDLLRGALLAMLIGSPVLAAALWLLAHGGPYFWVWTWLAWCSFVLLLSWAYPTFIAPRFNRFTALQDSALQSRIQTLLQRCGFTSSGLYVMDGSRRSAHGNAYFTGLGKNKRIVFFDTLLEQLDADEIEAVLAHELGHFHHGHIRTRLALTFISTLLFLAVFAMLMHNSDFHSGLNVSQGNAANSLLLFLLCAPSFAFLLAPLGSLLSRRQEYEADDYAAANSSASALQSALIKLYRDNASTLTPDPLHSAFYDSHPPASLRIAHLQGTTT
- the orn gene encoding oligoribonuclease, which codes for MPQDPTHLIWLDMEMTGLNPDGDRIIEVAMIITDGQLNVVAESPVIAVHQPDSVLDAMDDWNKNTHGKSGLVARVKASAVSEAQAEQLLLDFLQQYVPAGKSPMCGNTICQDRRFMARWMPQLEAYFHYRNLDVSTLKELCKRWRPEIAKGVVKKGKHEALADILESIEELRYYREHFLKV
- the pgi gene encoding glucose-6-phosphate isomerase is translated as MSTDRICINEQPVWARLHQHQRATRHLHMKELFAQDPQRFDRYSLRLDGLMLDYSKNRVTDRTLELLQELAQAADLPGWMGKMRVGERINISEKRAVLHSALRLPKQASLVLDGEDVVPAVHDVLARMASFAQRVRSGEWLGFRGQRVRQVVNIGIGGSDLGPLMVAEALKPYADPALTFHYVSNVDGQHLAQVLQQCDPATTLFIVASKSFATPETLLNAQSARRWFLQHAGEADIARHFVAVSTNAQAVRDFGIDTANMFGFWDWVGGRYSVWSAIGLPVMLQIGPERFAEFLAGGARMDEHFFHTPFERNIPVLLGLIGIWYNTFYGAHTHAIMPYDHGLRRLPAHIQQMDMESNGKRVGRYGERLDFDTGPVIWGEEGVNSQHAFFQLLHQGTRLVPCDFIIAMNTHYPMGDQHRVLVANCLAQTEALMRGKTEAEVLLELGDLAGDELDVLLPQKLFPGNQPSNTIALDKVTPYNLGMLLAMYEHKVFVQGVIWGVNSFDQWGVEYGKQLASRLLGELASGQVAAHDASTNGLMRHYLETCHDKA
- a CDS encoding CinA family protein; amino-acid sequence: MTKHELAAALGRSLAAAGQRVTVAESCTGGGVASALTAIPGSSAWFDLSVVTYSNEAKQRLLGVPETVLQAHGAVSLPVAAAMAEGARKLAGADWAMSVTGIAGPGGGTAEKPVGTVCFGLAHAAGTEVARCHFDGDRDAVREQAVLWVLRFLLSCLSGQEPAAAR
- a CDS encoding BMP family protein produces the protein MQITKKKSLAVAAATLMAAASSSFAFTPAVVYDQAGKFDKSFNEAAYTGAERFKKATGVAYREAQIANEAQKEQVLRNLARKNVDLVIAVGFSFTQAVQTVAAEFPKVKFAIVDDVAKGDNVQSVIFKEQEGSYLVGMAATLASKSKKVGFIGGMDVPLIRAFGCGYTQGAKAADAKVEVVSNMTGTTPQAFNDPARGGELARSQFDRGVDVVFHAAGGTGMGVLQAAKDKNKLGIGVDSNQNHLFPGFVLTSMLKRVDNAVYQLMLDGQKGTWKAGVVTMGLKEGGVDWALDANNRKLISKDIETKVNQAKKDIISGKVKVVDYRAGNSCPVK